Part of the Gadus chalcogrammus isolate NIFS_2021 chromosome 22, NIFS_Gcha_1.0, whole genome shotgun sequence genome is shown below.
GAAACAGCTGGATACTCTGAAAACGTGAAAAGAAGAGGAACAAAAAGATGCTTAAAAACACGCTGGGCTACTCCCCCATCCCAATTCATTTAGACACAATGTTTCAAGAAGAGCCTCGAAACATTGAGCCAGTTCACCGggttcattcattattaattgatTGTGATATTACGACTTCAGCCACTTTACTTCAAGTGCTCGCTCTTAGCTCTGACGCCGTCAAATCACATTGGAAATTTGCATCTGCAATGATGCGATAGAGAATTCCCAAGAGGTAAAGGGGTAGAACAGGGACATGAAGTGATCCAGCCTCCTACCTCTGCTGGATGGGGCACTTCCAGAACGGTCTCGGCGGGGGCTTTGACCAGAATCACCGTCTGTTCCCTCAAACTTGGGATCGTTTTCACATCCTCATATGACAGATACAGAAATGTGGGTCCAAGGGTCAAGGATATACACCCGGGTAATTTGCCTGGTTAGGATACATACATCATGCCTTGAAgccatttgataaaaaaaacaaggaagaGCAAATGCACAAGATTGGACTAGAAAAGGATATTTCTCGCTGATCTCATCTTCCCACATGTGGTCGACGTGCTCCAGGGCGGTCTCTATCAACTCATCCAGCTTCTTCTCCGCGTCCTCGAGGATCTGGACTTCGCGGCCCAGCTTAGCCTTTAAATCAGGGCCCCTGCGCATACAACCTCCAGGGGTTCAGCCAACGGGGTGACATTCTCTACCCAAGTCACCGGGGCCAATGAACATCCTGACCACAGCGTGTTTGTACAAAGCGAGGAGCACTTACGTCGACTGTACGGTGTACTTGGACGTCCTGAAGAGTACCCCTGCGCCCATAAGGACGTTTGTGATGTCGAGGACGCTTCTAATGCGGACGCCGAGGGACATCCACGCCTTATTCATGTCCAGTATGCCTTCTGCAGAGCCTTCCACCATCGCCCATAAGGCCCTTGTCCTCCGGAAGAGGGCTGAATTGCGCCTTGCCTGGAGAATAGAAGACATTAAGAAGATGGTTACTATAGTAATGAACAAGTAGCTCATACATACTGACATGTAGCTCATACATATTTTTGATTATCAGTCTCAAATGTTTCCTGTATTTGGCTAAATGACGATTCCTTTTGTTGTGGGTGCTTGGAGGTTTCACCTTTTAAACCATTCCATCATGCTCTTGATGCAGTGATGGCCTGTTTCTTACCCTGTAGTCTCTTTAGACCAAACTTAAACTAACCATGTCAACGTAACGTTTACGCGAATGAATTGAACAACGGCTTTTCCAACTTGTATGAATGATAGAGAAAATTGTACTGCCACAACTGACTAGTgaataattaaacattaaataaaataaaagaccaTACTTGCGTCGCATTTGGGGGTCGCCCCCTGCGAGGTATCCTGAAGTCAGGATCAGCCTCGTCCAGCTCCACGCCTTGTTGGCCTTCACAGGAAGATATTAGAAATACGTTTCTTAGACAGTTGTTAAAAAGACACAATGTATAACTAAGTTAGAACACTTTGTGAGGATTGGCCCAATAAAGAACGAAGCCTCATCGATGTACCTCCTGCGCGTCTCTGAACGATCATGTTTGAACACAAGTCACAATGGAATCACGCAGTGGAACTATTGCGGATGGCTGGGGACCAAACCATGCTGGTGTTTTGACCCATTTCCAATAACAAATTTACCTTTTGCGCCCACTGTACTCACTTCATGTGTATGAAAAATTCTTATACTTTGATGATACGCTGACCAATTAACCTCCCAAGTGTGCGGCCATGTTTGGAGCGCTGCGCTCAAACCATGTacgtgtaaaaaaaacatggatgaGCAGTAATTGGTCAAATGGATTGATTTAAACGTTGGTGTTGAATCGTTTCAACAAAGTATGACGACAGAAATAGAACAAACTAACCCCTTGGCCGAGCTGCAGAAGTGATCATGTCAGTGATGTTGGAGAGGAAGCAACTATAGTATCCACGCACGCAGGCATATTATACGTCTTTGGATATACATCCCATTTCCCATATTACTCTGCGACGGACTCGCTCTAAAAACTACACACGCTAGAATTGTGGTAGGATACGCAGGCAGATGGATGGGGGGCTTCCGGTAGAGGGACATCAGTTTCCGTTCCATGTTTCGTcagataaaataaagtaaaatacgttaaaatacaattaaaaacattcgTCTCCTTGTAATCTTGAAACATTCTCGCTTCGGATACTGTAAAATGGCTAACAACCTCATGGCAATTTTAGAAAGGAAATTGCGTTCCTGTAGCCCGGTATAACGGTACAATCCATGACCCTCTCTCAGCCTACAGCTACGTTTCAGGATGTTGTAGTGGCCGCCCACCAATCGTCACAGCGCCGTGTTACATGGCAATGATGAGATGACATCATAAAACACTCAAATAACGAGAACATTTTATTAgaaacattacaatatttttttatacaaaaaaaatcaattataGCCATACGAATAAACGTAGCAAGGCATGTAGGCCAATGTCGGTGGTAAGATGGTAAACTTTATTTATCTTACTTATAGAACAGGTAGCCTACTACTGTTTTCACAGTATTTTTTCAAAGGTTTTGGTTGAAGGTTCAATCATGCCAATTTAACGTTGggaacacaaaaaagaaaagtgtaaAGAATAAAGAGTATAATTTTTAGGCTTTATCGACCACGTGGGGCTGTGCCTTTTCCTTTCATTTAACCACAAAAGATTACCTGGCCATTTACCAAGTGACATCCTAAATATGTCATAGTAAACTAGTTGTTGAATCAAAATTACACCACAAGGACAAGATAATTGACGACACCTTTAATCATCATCAAACCTAATCTTCTTCCCCTGGAAAGCCTGGATTTGTCCTTGCTCTTTCCTCTTCTTGCTGGCTTCCCATGATGGATGCAGGGACTGCCCTTCTGGCTGATTGGAATTAAAACCTGCACCACTGCGATCTGGTAGTCTGGAACCACGGCCCCTTCCCCGACCACCTCCACTTTCCCTTTCCCTTCCTCTCGCAGTGAAGTCCCTTCCCCGGTCTTTGGATCCGAAAGGTCTACTTTTAAAGTCACGTTTCGCGTTGCTGAAATCGGATTCTCCggtgtcccctctctcccgggAATTGAACCTGGGAGGCCTGCTGTCAAATCCACCACCTCTCATCCCCCCACGGCCACCGCCTCTCATCCCCCGACCTCTACCGTCCCTCATTCCCCGACTGCCACCGAATCTatctcctctgcctctgccacCGAACCCCTGTCTgcccccatcaccatcaccatcaccgctCTCTGACCGGGAAAGGGACTGGCAGAAGACAGATGTAAACTTGGACCCTTGGGAATCACTGGGACGTGGCTCCAGCTCAGCAGGGCTCTCTGGTTCTGAAGGGGTGTCCTTCACCCCGCTCttcgttttcttcttctttttgaaCTTGCTCACTTTTCCTAAGAAGAAGTCATCGTCGCCATCACTCTCCGACTGAGAGGACCTCTTGTGGAAACGCTCCTCTGTGCTGTCGTCAAAGTACTCCTTTGGTGCTTCCTCGTCAGAGGACTCTATGTCGctctcgtcgtcgtcgtcgtctccTGACATTTTCTGATTTGATTCAAGGTCAGGCTTAAGATTTGGTCTTTTGTACCCCACTTTGCTCAGTGGTTTCTTAAGAACCTTGGCCTCAGAGTACTTGGTCGACGTTTCCACCTCAGAGCCATTGTCACTCTCTGGTGACCTCATACTGTTGgactcctcatcctcatcagaCTGCAAATcactgtcgtcgtcgtcgtcatcatcatcatcatcatcatcatcatcatcgtcgtcgtcgtcgtcgtcgtcttttTCCTCCACTCCTTGGTGCACTTTCAGGTCACTCTTTGACAGTGATGAACCCTTGTGTAGTGACACTTCTATGGCGTCATCGTCTGACTCCTCTTCACCTGCTCCCTCTAATGATGCGGTGGGCTGCTTTGAGATGGTgacctctctcttcttctcggTGACCTTACTATGTGTGTCAATTTTCACAACCATTTGGCTGGCATCGTCCATGGCTTTAGCGCCCTccgatggtggtggtgactTTATGTGAAAGACTACCTTGCATTTTTCCAAGCAACTCTTTCCGGTGTCGTCTTCCATGGCCAAAGTCTTTTCTTTTGCAGTAGTGTGATTCGTCTTCCTTTCCATAACTTtactctgttgtgttttattcacTGCAGATTTGCGGTTTCTCGGCATTCCTTTTTTCAAGGGCTCGGTAACCTTACCAATTTTTCGGCTCCCTGAAACCCCAGACAAGTCTCTGTTTTGAGTAGTGGTCACTTCAGAACCGTCGCCCCCtatttcttccttctcctcacAGCCACCCATTTCCTGTTCTttactctcctcttcctcctccattttctttctttgcgTTAGTTCATCAGCATCTGCAATCTTAGGTTTACCCCTTCCTTTTTTAGACCTTTCCTCCCTGAAAGCTTTCACAGCTAATTTAATAGTCGCAATCCTCTTGCTGAACTGAGGGTGGCTGGCTATTCTGGCAATGGCTCGGTCGGTAACCGAAGAGGCTGGGTTTTTACAAACCACATCAAATTGGATCTCCTGCTGCAAGGCTATCTTGGTCACCTATCAGAAAAAAAAGATCACTCACATTAAAGTCATCATTATAAAAAGTTAATAATTGAAATAACATTATAACCTTCAATTGCTATACATTTAAGGTATATGTTCTCATCGCAATCTTTTTCCAGTGTGACCCACGATGAGTTTCTACCCTAAGTGTAACGACAACGTTTGAGCTTGATGTACAGGAGAGCAAGGCAACGTCCATCCCTGGGTGAAGCTACAGGAATGGATAAAAGCAGAACCTACCACGTCTGGTTTAAGGGCCTTCATCTCATGGATCTCTTCCACCATTCGTTCGGCTCTCCTCTGGTTCTTCTGCACCTCGTTCTCttttcccttcttcttcttcagagcAGCGATCTGTCGCGTCAGCTTCCTGATGAGCAGCCCCCTTACCCTGCTCACCTCCTTCCTCATCAATACCACCTCGTTGTTGAGGTTCATCCGCGAAGTGTTATCCTTCTTTGGTTCACGCAAAgccattttcttttttccctGCGTGGCCTTGGgctctttctccgtctcctctTCACCAACATCAACATCCTTTTCACCACTGCCGTCGTCGTCGTTTTcggcgtcctcctcctcctcctcagcctccttctccacctgctTTTCCTCAGTTGACACTTCTTCCTCAAGCTTTTCCTTGGAAAGAGTCTATGGAAACAGAATGCATAGTGATGAACTATTGTTAAAACTAGGGATGGGACATAAAATCGGATTATTCGTTCCCGAGGGGCAAAGTCGgtttttaacatttggaccgttaattttttttcccattcaaataaacaagaattaacGAACGGAACTAATGTTGGACACCttgaagggcattatcccgcttataccatggtcacttgccaaagaaaataaatgaagaccattcatttatattttcatgcgtttacaatccaaatataaagttgttcacaagccataactttgtttccctggtaacgcctgaggccTTTGACTAATtcctggaacaatcattaccctcccgtaaagTTCCTATGCAACAGAAACGTTGTTCAtaccagtaaataggacggaccttagcttcgacttggcaacgggaggtattctagtccgttcagctatgagccagagctAACGCTATGCAttgaacatatttataattcgaaatacATCCCAGCCTTTATATCAGATACTATGGAGTCTAGAGCATATAACCacgtctgattacagtttaattcattttacaCAATTAGCCAGCTcccgttttgaaggctgaacagacaatttgactggaactacttagcaggtatTTGTTTATTTGCGTTTAAGATATTAAGGAATTTCTTGCCGATTATCCATGGCTGCatttgtgaatgtcggcacacatcgaataattgattattcgttcataccatccactgattattcgaccatgaaaaatttgagttattcacatccctagttataacaatttatttaacaaacactgcACAACAGAGAAAAAAAGTGATTATTTTAAAATGGAAACAGATGGGCTTCACATCATAACTATTTACACAGTGATGTCTGGGAGCAGCTCCTCACTAAAATATTCTTTCTTAAAACATCCAATCTGTTGACCTTTTTAATATGCCAACAAGGAAAAACAATACAGCAGACAACAAGGCTGCGAATTACATGAAAAGAGAATGCTGCTCATGGCCATACCTCAGCTGtgttctcctcgctctctcgctcagtAAACAGATCGGTCTCGATGGCCTTTTCTTCCGCTTCTTCCTGTCTTGCTTCAGCACAAGGAACCACTTGCTCGGCCAAGTCCTCTGTGGAAGTCTGCTGTCATAAAAACCACCAGTGATGGGAAAAGGGCTAACGGAACAACATtcaacatacatttacatttagggcatttagcagacgcttttatacaaagcgacttacaataagtacatttgtcataagaagtgcaacaatatatcgctgttggtacaggatgttcatagaaccaagtgcaagtacaacaatcgctaggctaaccaattccccgtgttacagcaatgatagcagcaactgcagttgctacacagttaagtactataatacaacacaacacaatacaatgttcaatggtggccagaagggggagggtggctatgcagagtcggggtggactctgaacaggtgagtctcgagtctttttcggaagatagtgagcgactctgagGTTCATAAGCGCACAGCCATAAGCTTGtgggtacccttatgtttttgtttgaaCTATAATGTAATTACAGGCAATAACTTGAAAACCCTGCACTCCGTATGAAACATATTATCACTTGTCGCCCTACGTCTTCACATGCTGACACCAAAGCGGACAACTGGGTATGAAActacattgttgttttttaattactTTTCATTGTCCTCTCGAATGTCTGAAATACCAGCACTAGCAATAATTGAAACCAGCATTCTATTCGGATACGTTTGAAGACAATTTAGTGAGTGTACCTTGGAAATTTCCTGTTGCTCCGGAATATTCTCACTCATCTCTGAATTCTGTGATATCTTCTCGCACTCTTTTTCCCCCACCTCAATCAGCTTTATCTCCTCTGTTGATGTAATCTGCAGGATTATGACAGAAAACAAATGAcgatattttaaaatgaaagcacTGTGAAATTAATAATCGATGGCCAATTTCGTCAGCATATAAAGTCTAGATGTACGTACGTATTTTCCTCTTGGTATAGACAAATAGCACAGTGTAGAATCAGAAACCAGTATTCAATTCGGATACGTTTGAAGACAATTTAGTGAGTGTACCTTGAAAACATTCTCACTCATCTCTGTATTCTGTGACATCTTGGCACACTCCTTTTCCCCCACGTCAATCACCGTTATCTCCTCGGTTGATGTCATCTGCGGAAATATGacagtaaacaaaaaacaaagcacTATGAAATTCATAATTGATGACCAATCCACATCAAAACCTATAAATGTTGTCATCACGTATTTGACTATTCAGTTAGCTGAATAATTCGTTTTTCTCCAGTAACTTTAAACGTGGGGGAGCCGTGTGGAGCCAGGCATGGACTTGTAAAGGCCTTATGGTTTGTACACGAGAAACGACAACCTCGCATACCGTAAGAAAACAATATTATTTACAGGATGCAATATACCAACCTTAAATCCCCGTGTTTAAAAGAAGCATTTAGAAAATAAAGGTATAAACGTCGGGTGCATGCATGGTCCTATGTTGTGGAGGCAGCCATTTATCTGACGTCAATGACGTTGTATGTGACGCTTCACGTCAGAATGCGACGCACTGTTTCGTGAAAGGGGGAGGGCCTTCCACTgactgtttttatttatttctttgtttcatgtgcataaaacaaatacaatggGTAAAAATTGAAGAACCGCTCATAGTAGCATGACTGTATAACATTTCCGTTGCATTTACCAGAGCGGTATCAGAGGTGAATCAACAGGGGGAGGATGAAGCGGCGCAATGCGGACTGCAGCAAACTCCGACGGCCGTTAAAACGGAACAGAATTACCGAGGGTATATATAGCAGGTACGCAAAAAGGGGGCTTGATGGatgttattgtataacaatggcGCCCCTTAAGAAATCTAAAGACAGCAATGGCAGCATCCGTCTTGTTCAAAGAGCTACCGCGATTGTATTGACAGTAGGACACCTTGAATGAATGCTTCTACGTTACAGTATTACAGGCCGGATTCATCGTATCATCTCATTCATGATATTTTACCAACGGCAATATCGTGCCATCtcaattttattattattaattattatggtATTGAGCTTGGTCCGGTGTCAGGATTTGCCTGGTAATTTTTTTAACTGACGTTCTGTATCAGACCTGGGAGGTTAAAACCCCAACGGTCACACGGTGTGTTATTGAGAGAACAATGCACGAGCTTCAGAGCACCGTGGATCTCCAGTCCACGCGTTTTAATAGACTTCGGGGTTTCTACACCATGTAGTTTAAATACCGTGTATAACAATGTTTCTCCTCCAACAAATATATCATTTTACATTTGAACATGGTTTTGTCGCTGCAACAGGCACAATACCAACTGGAATATTCTCTCTTATTCGGCTTTTGTATAATGTCATTgcaacagtaggcctacattatagGTGGTTTTTCAGCGTGAATATTGGGTCAATGTAAGCCCGGGGCTCTATAATGAATGTTATTGTCAAGCCAGAAAAGTGAAAGCAGCTGTGCATGTTAAAGCGACATGCCTATACATGCTCTTCCATAGGTCCTGACTCCTATTTTCTCTTGCTTGTTCAAATAGGACCACTAttcacatactcatacacattGCAAGCGAAGTAACGTGCTTTAGTGAAATCCCCTTCACAATATTGATGTTACTTTTTGAAAATATGATGCAAGTTTACATCTACACTCTATAGAGCTTCACAAGCTGTAATACTCACAGTGCAATTGTTGTGTCTGTCCCTGTCTAATCCAGACTGTTcgttgttctttctctctcttctcagtACTTTCCTATACCTGAAGTTCCTGGTAGTGTGGGTGTTGGTGCTGCTAGCAGACTTTGTACTGGAGTTCAGGTTTGAGTACCTGTGGCCCTTCTGGCTTTTCATCAGAAGTGTCTACGACTCGTTCAGATACCAGGGGCTGGTAAGAGATGTCTTTGTGTCTTTCAGTTTAGTTCCATTTTGGGGAGGAAATCATTTATAACTAATTTTCTATTGTCTCTGAATTTTTGGTTTCCTCCCTCAGGCCTTCTCggtgttctttgtgtgtgtagcgtTTACGTCCGACATCATCtgcctcctcttcatccccgTCCAGTGGCTGTTCTTTGCCGCTAGCACCTACGTATGGGTCCAGTATGTCTGGCACACAGGTCAGTGTCCTCCCCTCACTGCCATTCTCTCAATATAGAAATGACATTCCGCAAGGTGACCTCCATGCTAAATTCTAATGGTACTATCTAGATAAGGGACTACTGCATTGGGGCAGTGTAGTATCAAGGGTCTTCATTATCTAGGTTCTGGTTGTGATTCCCAATTTCTGCATCCTACCTACCTGACCTATCTTAGCTAGAGACCCAACCTCCTGGTCCTTAATGTCCCGTAATGTTGCGTAGGTCAAGTGGTATAGAACAAAATCAACACTGCCAGGATGACGGGGCCGATTCCCCCTGCGGCCAATGGCATTTCAAGATGCTTTGGACCAAAGTGGCCACCAAATGTCATATTTATCAATGAAAGCATCTCCATGGTGATATATACTAACATTGGAAATCGATAGCAATCAATGTTCTTCCTGTCCCTTGTTTTTGTCCAGAACGAGGAGTGTGTCTGCCCACCGTGTCGCTATGGATACTCTTTGTGTACATCGAGGCCGCCATCCGCTTCAAAGACCTGAAGAACTTCCATGTTGACCTGTGTCGTCCGTTTGCTGCTCACTGGTAACCCACCCTAACTTCTGCACCTGCTCTCGGCAGTTTTAGTCATGCAACCGCAGAGATGAACACATCTGACCTATGCAAATTGTGGAAGAGAGCAAAATGTTGGAGTGAAGTTAACACGCAAACCAAGGTATCCTGTGAAAAATGTGACCTTTTTACCCATGTCAGGGCTTTCCCCACTGTCGCATAGAGGCATACCTCCATGCCTCTTTACTGGCTTGCATCCTACTTGCTCAAGTACCTTCAAATTGAAAATATGTTAACAAACGTTTAGGTTCTCAGCACAAACATGACTTATCGGAGACTGAACCTGGACAAATGTATGCACCAAAACACGTGGTGTAGTGGAACAGTGATGTCACTGTCATTGTGAAATAATGGACCACATCATTCTGTGTGAGTCAGGTTTTTCCACTCTGTTTCATAATGACTGGCGGTGAACGGTGCTGCTTGGTATCGTATTTCTACACGGTAACCACTTCTCCCACCAAGAGATGAAATGTCCCTCTTGATTATTTTTTCTATTCCGAAAATGTACACATGAACATAGAAGATGAACACTCCCTTCCGGAGAATACATTAGAGACGTATTGATCTATCAAGGAATTGGTTTCAAATAAACCGGCCATGTTATGAATATTACCGGTACTTGGAATGTTGTTGGGTCAGCCCACTCTTGGTACAGAATAACGACTGTGCTTAAAAGAGGAAAAGGCGGTAATTGCGAAATGACCCAGGTCGGTATGCTCTTTCCCTTCCCTCACAGCATCGGGTACCCGGTGGTCACGCTGGGCTTCGGCTTCAAGAGCTACGTCAGCTACAAGATGCGCCTCCGCAAACAGAAGGAGGTGCAGAAGGAGAACGAGTTCTACatgcagctgctgcagcaggcgCTGCCTCCTGAGCAACAGATGCTGCAGCGGCAGGAGAGGGAGGCCGAGgaaggtgagacacacacacacacacacacacacacacacacacacacacacacacacacacacacacacacacacacacacacacacacacacacacacacacacacacacacacacacacacacacacacacacacacacacggggggggggggggggggggtcatttgtgtagttgtgtatggCCAGTCCGAACATGTATATGAATAGCCAATAAGTCAGAACTAGTTGGGCATATGgataattgattgattgattgatgaggCGTTGCGTAGATGGGGATGAACACTGCCTTGTTCCGTCCCAATAGTTCAACAACCACATATCTAATTTGTGTTAAGATACTTAAGGCCAGGTACCGGGGCACGTATGATGACCTGATTGTGACAACACACTGCTCTCATGTGGctaaggggtgagagagagggtgtgctACCGGACCTCCAAACAAGCTTCGCTGCTTCTCTCTCCTACAGCGGCTCTATCCAAGGGGGTGACGGTGACGGAGGTGGAGCCCACGCCGCCGGTGTGTCAGAACGGCGCTCCGCCGGGGAAGAAGAGCTCCCAGAGCGCCCAGCTTCCGGAGCTGGAGTACCGGGAGAAAGGGCGGGACAGCAacgggaaggagagggagggtaaAAAACTGCACCCGGTtgggatcaacaacaacagcatcgTGCACACGATAGACTCCAGGGTGCAGGAGACGGACTTTGTGGAGAACCACATCGGGGGGAAGAGACTGAACAATGACTTGGTGGGGGAGCACACGCACGCCGACCCCACTCAGATCCCCAAAGAGGAAACGGCCACAACAACGGCTGTGGCTGCAACAGCGGGGAAAAGCACGAAAAATCTGGGCGGAGGGGGTGGGGCCGggtccagctcctccccccGAAGCCACGGCTCGTCCAATGGGAGCGTGCCGTCGGGTTCCACGTCCTCCAGTAAGAACGAGAAGAAGCAGAAGGGAGGCGGGAAGAGTCCCAAAGACCCGGTGGAGAACTGCATCCCTAATAACCAGCTGGGCAAGACGGACACGTTAGTACGGTACGTTGGAAGTACGGTGTGTTTGTAGTACGTTACCATGGTGTGCAATAGGattgggaaaaataatcgattctttgatgcatcgcgattctctctagaaagattccgtctcgatgcagctaaattaataatcggtatttaaaaaataatatatatttttaatttgcttgcctgctgcaacattgtgTTTGCCAGAGAgggatcattttagttttttttgatCTTCAGTGtctattggccaatctgatttgtcttgacacgattgtgATTCAGCCTACACATAGCATGCATGCAAACTCACAGCccgacacaagaactccttctaattcaagagcagctttttatTTGATGTCATAGAAAAGAAAAATTAGAAATAAAATggaactgaaacctatttttgacatacttccatattgtgttgtaatgcaagctgcattgattattgcattgttcatagaaagtcatgtTTGTGACACAAGCTTTCTCTCTAATTAGTAATTACATATTAAATAAGTTAATTCATcagttgatgtctttaatgatcatcacaaaagtaggaagtgattagcaaactcgagtagcaaactcagatgtttatatatatttttgaaaatcacgcatggaaatgtgcATAAAGaaaattgttgcatcgataatcgctttagaatcgaatcgttgacctcataatcggaatcgaatcgcgacgtgccaagagattcccatccctagtatgCAAGTCATTTGTGTTGGTATGGTAAGATAGTAGCACGCTCGCTAGTAGGTTAGGTCAGACGGACAGGGCGGGCGGCCTGTGAGTATGGCGTGTTTGTGCAGAACACTAAGGTATGTTGGTCCCTAATTACCAGCTGTGCCATGTGTACAAGAACGGTGAGGCAGTCCACCCACCCTCATCTCTCTGGCAAAAACTTTAATCAATGCATTTTCTGTGAATCAAAAAGAGGAATTAAtcatgttgtgtgaaatgaagccatttcacactacatcacagaaagattttttttttttgcattataaGTTTCATGAAGAATCAAAGGTGTCTTTGTGTTAGAGGCTTGATGAGGAGTTATTCCAATTTGTTAACTTAGTAGCTGTAATGATGTAAATGATAAATGCTGCTCCGTGCCTCATTGATTATAGATTGTGTATTGGATTGGACATTTGCCGATGTTGAAGAAAGAAATAATCACAACCTGTCCATGGCCTGTCCTGTCCTTACTTGGCACAACTGGGACCTTGATCcatcctctctgtatctctcaaTCTCATTCATCCCTCGAACTCCTTCACCCAACCTGTAACACCCTGACCTGTGCCTCCCCTTCCAGGCTGGAGCAGGACGTGAAGCGTCTGAAGGCGGACCTGCAGGCCAGCCGGCAGCTGGAGTCAGAGCTCCGCAGCCAGCTGTCCTCCCTCAGCAGCCAGGACCGCAGCCTGCGCTCCGAGCTGGGCCAGCTCCGCCAGGACAATGAGCTGCTGCAGAACAAGTAAGGACGGCTGGAATGTATGG
Proteins encoded:
- the maco1a gene encoding macoilin-1 isoform X1 — its product is MNASTLQYYRPDSSYHLIHDILPTAISCHLNFIIINYYGIELGPVSGFACTFLYLKFLVVWVLVLLADFVLEFRFEYLWPFWLFIRSVYDSFRYQGLAFSVFFVCVAFTSDIICLLFIPVQWLFFAASTYVWVQYVWHTERGVCLPTVSLWILFVYIEAAIRFKDLKNFHVDLCRPFAAHCIGYPVVTLGFGFKSYVSYKMRLRKQKEVQKENEFYMQLLQQALPPEQQMLQRQEREAEEAALSKGVTVTEVEPTPPVCQNGAPPGKKSSQSAQLPELEYREKGRDSNGKEREGKKLHPVGINNNSIVHTIDSRVQETDFVENHIGGKRLNNDLVGEHTHADPTQIPKEETATTTAVAATAGKSTKNLGGGGGAGSSSSPRSHGSSNGSVPSGSTSSSKNEKKQKGGGKSPKDPVENCIPNNQLGKTDTLVRLEQDVKRLKADLQASRQLESELRSQLSSLSSQDRSLRSELGQLRQDNELLQNKLHSAVQAKQKDKQTISQLEKRLKAEQEARALAEKQLTDERKRKKVEEATAARAVALAAATRGECTDSLRGRIRDLETECKKMGMDVKLKEEQIRDLDGKCQELRKYKENEKDTEVLMSALSAMQEKTQHLENSLSAETRIKLDLFSALGDAKRQLEIAQGQLHQREQEIADLKQRIAEVMAVMPSLSYSSDGGNHSPVAPHYSSKFMDSSPSSLDPNASVYQPLKK
- the maco1a gene encoding macoilin-1 isoform X3 is translated as MAASVLFKELPRFTFLYLKFLVVWVLVLLADFVLEFRFEYLWPFWLFIRSVYDSFRYQGLAFSVFFVCVAFTSDIICLLFIPVQWLFFAASTYVWVQYVWHTERGVCLPTVSLWILFVYIEAAIRFKDLKNFHVDLCRPFAAHCIGYPVVTLGFGFKSYVSYKMRLRKQKEVQKENEFYMQLLQQALPPEQQMLQRQEREAEEAALSKGVTVTEVEPTPPVCQNGAPPGKKSSQSAQLPELEYREKGRDSNGKEREGKKLHPVGINNNSIVHTIDSRVQETDFVENHIGGKRLNNDLVGEHTHADPTQIPKEETATTTAVAATAGKSTKNLGGGGGAGSSSSPRSHGSSNGSVPSGSTSSSKNEKKQKGGGKSPKDPVENCIPNNQLGKTDTLVRLEQDVKRLKADLQASRQLESELRSQLSSLSSQDRSLRSELGQLRQDNELLQNKLHSAVQAKQKDKQTISQLEKRLKAEQEARALAEKQLTDERKRKKVEEATAARAVALAAATRGECTDSLRGRIRDLETECKKMGMDVKLKEEQIRDLDGKCQELRKYKENEKDTEVLMSALSAMQEKTQHLENSLSAETRIKLDLFSALGDAKRQLEIAQGQLHQREQEIADLKQRIAEVMAVMPSLSYSSDGGNHSPVAPHYSSKFMDSSPSSLDPNASVYQPLKK
- the maco1a gene encoding macoilin-1 isoform X2; protein product: MKRRNADCSKLRRPLKRNRITEGIYSSTFLYLKFLVVWVLVLLADFVLEFRFEYLWPFWLFIRSVYDSFRYQGLAFSVFFVCVAFTSDIICLLFIPVQWLFFAASTYVWVQYVWHTERGVCLPTVSLWILFVYIEAAIRFKDLKNFHVDLCRPFAAHCIGYPVVTLGFGFKSYVSYKMRLRKQKEVQKENEFYMQLLQQALPPEQQMLQRQEREAEEAALSKGVTVTEVEPTPPVCQNGAPPGKKSSQSAQLPELEYREKGRDSNGKEREGKKLHPVGINNNSIVHTIDSRVQETDFVENHIGGKRLNNDLVGEHTHADPTQIPKEETATTTAVAATAGKSTKNLGGGGGAGSSSSPRSHGSSNGSVPSGSTSSSKNEKKQKGGGKSPKDPVENCIPNNQLGKTDTLVRLEQDVKRLKADLQASRQLESELRSQLSSLSSQDRSLRSELGQLRQDNELLQNKLHSAVQAKQKDKQTISQLEKRLKAEQEARALAEKQLTDERKRKKVEEATAARAVALAAATRGECTDSLRGRIRDLETECKKMGMDVKLKEEQIRDLDGKCQELRKYKENEKDTEVLMSALSAMQEKTQHLENSLSAETRIKLDLFSALGDAKRQLEIAQGQLHQREQEIADLKQRIAEVMAVMPSLSYSSDGGNHSPVAPHYSSKFMDSSPSSLDPNASVYQPLKK